CAGTTTTCAGTCCGCGGTGGAGCTCCTTGCCCATGCCGACCGGGTCTTTCTGTACGGCCAGCGCAGCTCTTACGCCCTGGTCTACTTCCTTGGCCTGGAACTGCGCTGGATCCGGGACAACGTGGTGATCATCAACGGCCATGCCCAGGAGTTGGACGCCCTGTCCACCATTGCGAAAAACGACGTTTTCCTGGCCATCAGCCTGCCCCGGTACCTGAAGGCCACCACCAAGGTTGTTCAGTTCGTATGGGAGCGGGAGATTCCCACCATTGTCATCACCGACACCAAGACCTCACCTCTGATCCCCTACGCCAAGGTTTCCCTGCTGGCCAACAGTGAGATTTACTCCTATTCGGACAACATTGTCCCCATTGCCAGCACCATCACCGCCCTGCTCAACGCCATCGGCGCGGCCACCCAGCCCACCAGCAATGAAATGCTGGCCCGCAACGAGCAGCTCTGGAAGTCCTTTGATATGTATATCTGAGCCTGTGGCTCCGTCCGGCGCGTCCTGTGAGAGGACGCGCCGGTTTTCCTTTGGGAAGCAGGCAGCAAAAACCGGACCCCGCAAAAACGGGATCCGGCTTTTGCTGCCTATCTGAA
This window of the Dysosmobacter acutus genome carries:
- a CDS encoding MurR/RpiR family transcriptional regulator, which codes for MNHNPTYPPEYEASLNPLDRIRFYTPQLSKTHKKIGRFILENYEKATFLTSAKMSQQCGVSESSVIRFSAALGYSGYSEMQRELQEILKRRLSLSQRLELTTETNSDSNSIMHNVMLQNISSIRETMMSLDESSFQSAVELLAHADRVFLYGQRSSYALVYFLGLELRWIRDNVVIINGHAQELDALSTIAKNDVFLAISLPRYLKATTKVVQFVWEREIPTIVITDTKTSPLIPYAKVSLLANSEIYSYSDNIVPIASTITALLNAIGAATQPTSNEMLARNEQLWKSFDMYI